In the genome of Pseudomonas putida, one region contains:
- the rplO gene encoding 50S ribosomal protein L15, translated as MKLNDLSPAPGSRREKHRPGRGIGSGLGKTGGRGHKGQTSRSGGSIAPGFEGGQQPLHRRLPKFGFVSLKAMDRAEVRLSELAKVEGDVISVQSLKDANVIGQNVQRVKIMLSGEVTRAVTIKGIAATKGARAAIEAAGGKFEE; from the coding sequence ATGAAACTCAATGATCTGAGTCCAGCGCCGGGTTCCCGTCGCGAGAAGCATCGTCCGGGTCGTGGTATCGGTAGCGGTTTGGGCAAGACCGGTGGCCGCGGCCACAAAGGTCAGACCTCCCGTTCCGGTGGTTCGATCGCTCCGGGCTTCGAAGGCGGTCAACAGCCGCTGCACCGTCGTCTGCCGAAGTTCGGCTTCGTTTCCCTGAAAGCCATGGACCGCGCTGAAGTGCGTCTGTCCGAGCTGGCTAAAGTGGAAGGCGACGTGATCTCCGTGCAATCCCTGAAGGATGCCAACGTGATCGGTCAGAACGTACAGCGTGTGAAAATCATGCTGTCGGGCGAAGTCACTCGCGCAGTCACCATCAAGGGTATCGCAGCCACCAAGGGTGCGCGTG